The genome window CTTAGTAAATAGATTGCATAACATGTTTCTTTTCAAAGCCATGTTATGAAATCGATTCCCTATGGAACCGATTTCAtaactacttttattttttatttttttccttacaatttttttataaaaaatttaacttgtttatttttgtttagttttttttactttaataatttatttatattaatttataaaaaatataatttatctagtattttaaaaaccattaatctttaaatgaaattcaatttagctaaaaaaatgttttataaattatcataggacttatattgtatttaaatttagttaaatatttttcttgatttataATTATCGTATGAAAAAAAGACACATTAACTCCAGCTTGCTGATATTGCAAGAGACTCTCTTCCCCGCCAGATTCGTATAGTTTCTtggcttttctttttgtttgatcCTTTGCCTTCCAACGTACCATGTATACACAAACATCCTCCAAACGTTATGCAGTGAGGCTTACAGATTGCACTCAATGTTTTCAGGATTCTAAGATGCTCCACTATAACATAAGGTAAAGGCTACTTACAAGAGGATAAGGTAAGCTCAATCATCCTCGAAACATTaagttcaaaatattattaaaaaattgttgattcttttttatgttttcaagaTTCATCAACCTCTGACGATGCATGCATGTAGAAAAGCATTATTCAGAGGCCAAAAACTAGGATCATTAGTTTTCATCTTCTTCTGTATGCTTTCGTGTCTTCCTCAACGTATGATAAGTACTCGAGTCATTCTCTGTTACTTTTGTTGCAATCTACaatccaattaattttaatataataaattgatgGCCGATAATAATAACCTTACGGTCCAGAGAAGTCAggatatgaaatttaatttaacagcTCTGACACAAGAAAGGCATATTCCAATTTAATAAACAAAGTATAGCAGGTCCCTTAAAGCAATGACTATATCAAGAATATTGCACATGTTAAACCCGGAAATTAAagtaataagaaaataagaattttgATCCCCAAACATACCAATCATGTATATTACGCAAATTAAGTTGCTTCTGAAACATTAATAGATAGAGCCTTACATATTATTCATTTATCGGCAGGCAAAGAAACCCAGAATCACATATAAAtctaaatattacattattagaAAATCACAGTTAAGAAAATCTGAAATGAAtcagtattttatttatcttcaaaCACTTATAATCTTATTTGTTTCAcgtattttaattcataaataaaaaacagtAAATGATAAACGAATGGAATTATTCAAAGTTAATATGaattattgataatattatatttttaattaatttattatgatcTTAAAAAGCacttaaaaagaaattacaagAGTATTTTTCTAACAATTTGCCCTGATGTCGTGATAATATTATatagtttaattattattaaaattcctcctataattttttatttaaaattattaattctttgttttattaatttacttGAATAGTTGTGACTCGTGAGCTTAGGTTGAattcttaaaaagaaataattttaagatcCGTAGTAATTGGATTAAATGTAAgagattttattgaaaatagatTATacttttaaagaagaaaaatattttttattttcagtgacataatttttttttttttatgtttagagTAGAAAACAAGCATATCATATGAATTTTATTAGAGAAAAAGTCACAAACTTTATATCGTAGCAATTAAAAGAATTACtctaaaaaaatgaatcattgtaaaaaaaaattatcgacCAAATTGTGATATTAGCACAAAATAAAcagactaaaaattaaaattgagctcaaaatatttttaaaaaaatttaagttgctACGTAAGTACAAGATCCATGTCTTTGATATCAGTTACACAAAATGGAATGTTTCTCGGACTGGTGATATTAAAACAAACTTTGCTTTTTCATTTTGGGCCGAGAAACCTTCCAACCCATTATCAGTAGCTGACAATAAATTAATGGCCCATGACAATATAGTATTCACATCATTCCCTCCCTTTTTTTCCCTCTCGCTtctgcttttttttaaaaaaaaaattgataaaatatctttttatgaaaaatggtttcccTAAGATGTACGAAAAAGTAAGGATATAAAAGTGAGGGAAAAGAaggatattttgaaaatataaacaaaaaaactaaaaaatgggtgtattgaagaagaaaaaaaaaagagatgtgAGTAAGATGGGCCTAAAGTAATTTTACAGGAAAATTTACatcattaatatttctttttacaaaacatcattaatcaaataaataacactttaaatttgattttaaaaataatcacaaaagttactagtttttaataaaatgataattttttattaattaatagtataaaaatctttatgaaattaaaataattcaatttaccGAAAAACTGAAAAACAAGATAAAGAGAATAACTCATCttcaaaatcattaattaagtTAAAGTAATCTATTACTAATTAATCATACACTCATTAATAGATTTATACCGGTTGCACCAGTGACAATACACTTTAACCCAAAATCTTAATGCTTAGGTAGGTTTATAAGTTATATGTTGCTCGACTTTTTCgcatgagaatcctgaaactggccaaatacagacTAAAGgttcaagtggagaaggatgaaggcctagaggcagagagactatcaagactattaattgttgctgaaggcccaaactaatttgaaggctcaagttaaatatgttttttagttataatttttatttattgtaattttggcccaaactgtttagaagacccatgtctatttttatcttttgttcagatacactataagtattggttttgttttcaataaaaaaaaaaaaacttttggcatttgataaaatttggtgagagtttttctttgggttccttgttgaaccaatctcagatttatcaaggtaatccttgtggcgtctaccttgatttatcttccttcactggaagtggcatcatccaaatcttcgtagcctgtatcaagcgatccgctcttAGTCATGTTCACATCATCTGCTCAGGTTTATAGGTTATATGATACTTAGCTTTTTCACTTTTGTCTGATGtgagacttcacctcacacttgtaatcCAACAAAAATGATCATGTAGTAGAAAAGTTAGAGGGTCGTTATCTATCTACAGAACGCATGACAACAAAATAGATTTGCTACTGCACAAAGTAGGACATGATATCTATGTAAGTGcaaatgaacataaattaattagtagACTTTGACATTCCGTTGTTCTGCCTTCTTCAATGGCCTCTTGTACTCAATCCAATCGATACCTAAAGCACAACAGCGAACTcaacatgatgaaataaatttctttgattctGGGCTAAGGTTATGTTTGGATAATTTTGTTCATAAATACTTAAGGTAAAAATAGAAATGTAAACTGAATTGAGCTTCTTCCATAAGTTATAATTAACTTATGCACTTAAATTTTCTATATTAAAGCTCtttcatttgatttatttaaaagttgaaatacacaagttaattttaatttatgggaAAAATTCAATTCACTTTAACTTATTATTTGCTTCTCTCTTATAAGTGTTTCTGagaaaatttatccaaatagaCCCTAAAGATAAGTGTTGTTACCATCTTTTGCAGCCAATGACACCATTATGTCATCGATTACCTTTTCCATTCCTTTTAGTCCACACATATAGACAAAAGTGTTATCTTTCTTCAGTAACTCCCATAGCTCTTCTGCATATTGAGCCATTCGTGTTTGGATGTacattttctctccttttttgtttgtttgctcTCTGCTCACAGCAAAGTCAAGCCTGAAGTTATCAGGTACTTTCTCCTTCATCTTTTCAAATTCCTGTTCCACATATCAACATATGTATAAGCCAATGCAGTAGCAGATGTGTGAATAAGTTTATTTGTAATTGTAGTGTATGACACACAACCTATGAAACACAGACATTGACACGAACAACGAACATGTGGATACCTGTAATGTCTAAAATATAGGACACGGACACagctatatgtatatatataataaaataaaataaaattacataaaattaaatataattgatatgcataaaagatctaaattgaaaattaagatttatatattcatcatcatctcaaaagaatttttcctaTGATAATGAgtctcacaaaaaatactaAGAGACCTCATTATACACTTTGTACGCTTtgtttctttacaaaaaaaagtataaagatGATGAATTAGCAACTTCAAGTCTTCAAGAATTTCATAATCTAAGGCCTTTCACCCCCTAGGTGATCATCATCATTGAAAAAGACATTCTCTAACTCTGATTCATCTAAAGACAAATTAACAATTTCAAGAATACCACAATCATCAAGTGATCCAAAATCATCTCGAGCTACATCTCACATTTTAGTTTCCTCTTGATGATATTGTGGAGTATTCCTTGAGAGAAGTCGTAGGTTGTCATGAACAAATACTAAATCTTCAGCTCTATGTGGTgccattttgtttttctttaaagaatggATAAATGAATACGTACTCCAATTTCTTTCACAACATGAAGATGAACAAAGTTGCTCAAGTAGCTTAAGGACAACCTTTTTAAAGTATTTGAGCATTAACGCCATGAAAGTCATACATATGGttctttgtataaaaaaatttatatcaaaaaataaaacaaacaaaaagcaaTACCAACAATATACttttgtttgatatttttattattattggctaatttttatgtaaaaaagcAACGTGAACATAGACTAAGTTAATTTGGACcacttttgtattgaattttatattataaaaagtaatataGCATAAGAAAGTGCAGCGGGAACACACACTGAATTAATTTGGACcacttttgtattgaatttaatattataaaagtaataTACCAAAAGAAACTAGCAAgtgcaaacaaacaaaaaacaataccacttttgtattgattttatattataaaaagcaATATACCAGAAGAAACTAGAAAGGGCAAGGCAtacgaaaaacaaacaaaaagtaatAACACTTTTGTATCTCCATTctccacaaaagaaaaaaagagaaatagggAGCAACTGAGCAActtagaaaagagaaaaaaacaaggAGTGGTATCCCTACCGTGTCGGAGCTGGAAAGAATGATTTTTTCAATATGGACACCGATGGGGTGTATCCGATGCGCGGACGTCATACCGATGTCGGTGTCGGGTTCGTGTCGAACATCCAAATCTAACAAGGGACTGAGGTGTCCGAGCTTCATAGCACATAACCCTGCATGGACCTTTTTGGATTTAAATTCTCTGCTCTCACATGATCACTTAATTGGAAATGTGGATCGTATGATTTCATTAAACGAACggtattttaaaagtatttttaagtttaatttactaAAATGTGGATCGTATGATTTCATCAAATGGTTCTCTTATCATCTGGGTGTGTGAATGGGTGTTTTATTCGATTGCATGGGAAGCCGTATCTGCGAGACACAAAATTCGAATGTTAAGAGGGCAGATCGAAAAAACTagcctaaattgattgttttgtTTGTTCTGTATCTTCCCTTCTTTACCTCTTGGTAATGCGCCCAACATATATAAATAGGCCCATAAGCGCATGACTTCAGCATTATGTAACCaataataagataagaaaacactcttttaaatacattttctttaattgagtaaatttaaatgaaaactatcaaattaaaaaataattatgaaatataACGTGAAATCtacacaatttttatatttgataagaaatgaaaatgaaaggaaaaaagtaaaaaaaataaaaataaagttaaagctTTTTGTGTGAGCTTACTGTTACTAGTCTAGATTTAAGGATTTATTGTACAATTGCTCATTTTAcattagaattatatatatgaaatccaAGGAAAAAGATCATAAGTTTTTGTAACCAAAAGGCCACCTTTTTCTGTAAATTGTTTGGAGAGGATCCTTCCTATGAATCATAGATCttgttatcatattttttattttctgtaagCAAATTGTGATAACAaggtcctttttttttcctgtaagcaaaagatattttattaaatcaacacaatatatataacattcatAACATTTCTCTCTTATTTATGGGAGAACGTACCATTCACTTGACCTCTTTATCCTTGTCCTAGGTTTTTGTTGTTCCCAGGCTCGATCGAACTGCATGAAAATTCgaacactttaaaaaaaaactcatttattttacattttaaaaaaaaggtggaaaaaaattgtcataagCATAAAATCATAGACCTTGTGGTTGTGGAGGATGTGGGAGTGATGGTATAATAATCATAGACCTTGTGGTTGTGGATTTATACGAAATAACAATTTTCTGGCTGATtccaatttgatttttaattttcatgttatttcattaattaattagctaatgtataaaaattcttccttttgatttgGTGCAAAGATAcatgaatattttcttttctaagcGCTTTAATTTTTCAGGAAACTTTTCTATATACACTGTGTTTAAGATCCGGCACTGTCTCCCACTGACAAGTCCTGCAAAGCCAAGTGTCTTCCACGTCTTTCTTCTCTTTAGTTGATTAGCTGCAGCAGGAAAGCAGCAAACAATTCGTTTTCCCACTCCCAACAGTTGGGTGGTTTTTGGCAATACCAGGCCACGATTATTTATTGTGTTAagtagttagttttttttttctttctttgtttaacTATTGTACCTAAAAAACATTAggatatttgttgataaaaaatatatgaatagtGTTCCTCTTTAATAACGAAATGTTAAAAATTTGAGATAATATTTATTAGGTTTGagtaaattattattcttttgttaCATTAATTGATGTTCAGATTTAACggctaatttagtttttttaatcagtGGAGAATTACAAaagataatttgaatatttttggtgcttttattatttaattttgtttgaagatattgttaaatatttactcttattttaattttagtgatAGTTGTTATACGAGACAAATTGCCTAGAAGTTTTCCAAGTATAATGTTGTGgaagttatttttcaataatttgaaTCTAAAGTgggatattaattttatatatgcaCATAGTAATAGTTATGAGAAGAAAATTTTGAtactttaatttgtatttttttcacagggatactttaatttttatttatttatttttattacattcgTTATGTATGTCATGATTTATTCATTAttcactaataaaataaaagaaaccaaTTTAATATGAATTGCATGTTTTAGTTACAACAGATCGattagattttaattaaatttaaaatagattttattAGATTGActataacaaaagaaaataaatgaaactaaattaaaatttccaaTACCCCTAGGCTCATTGACATTCTTATGGACAATTCTTCCCGCAAAGGCTGGGAGTGCACAAGAGCTTATTTGAATTAAATCatgaatatttttcaatttttttacttagaaactgttttaatttatttcaataagttttgtaaaaaatattaaaatattactacTATTATTTGTATCCTGTATTAAATTTtacaagtaaaaaatataacttcgAATAATAACTCTTGTATACACATGGAAGTCACTACTAAAGAAGTGGAATTTTATATCAGCATACTACATCGGTTTACAACCGTTATCATACGAAACATCGTAAAAAGAGAAAGCTTATTCTATGACGATCGCGAACAATTGTTTTAGAATAGTGAATATTCTACGTCAGTCCTTCAAATATGACCGTCGTACAATAGTCATCATTCTATATCGGTTCTTCATAGAAGATCATCTAAGAATGCTAGGCAATCTAAGACGGTCTCGTCTCAACGACTGATGAAGAATGCTCAGCATTCTAAGACGTTCATGTCTTAACGATCGTCTTAGAAtggttaatattttatataagtcGTTTCAGGATTAATGTagaatgccttttttttttttagttcgagctacttttttttatatatagaattgAAAGCTAGGTTCTTTAAATACCTGTAATAAACACGtgagaatataaaattaattaaattttatgcaatgaattttaaattttcaaatcttTTGTAGTTTCTAACAtagaagaattttaaattttcaaatcttTTATAGTTTCTAACATAGAAGTTTGTTGATATTACTTATTTAAAGTTCTTTTGAGGTCGGACTGAGCGGATTCCATGCATTCACagttaaatttattgatataacaCCATAGAAATAATCTTTGTAACTATTTCATATACTTTTGGTCATTATGAACAAAACAAGTAAAAAAGATGTTTAAAAAGACAAAGTTAATAAAACCTCATATGATTTTAATAATTGCTATGACGTTAAGTTTATGGCTGAAGAAAAGATAATAGGATTTCAATATGGAGTGAAACCTCCGATGATTCGACCCAGGACATCTAAAAGCATGATGtcattcaaagagaacaaattaattataatttttcagcTCATTCTCATATTGGATATAATGATCACAACCAGGGGATATAACAAGACAATGGCAATTAAGAAATGCAACATACCCACACAACCATTGGTAGCCATTTTCCATAGTATTCTGATTAGATTAAACACTTACGTACCAATCTTGCGGCCGCAATAACAAGCAATAAAAACAAAGCAACGATAAAACCAAAACAAGACAGGGCCAAGACCATAGAAGCCAAAAGACCACTCCAAATAAAGGCACAATCTacacaattataaaaataataaataaaaacacatacaaaacaaacaaacaaaaaggccaaaaataaataaacaaatttgataattttacatatttggataaaaatattttatatcgaCAATGTATATAAAGTAAACTGTAAAGCAAGAGTTTACCtttaatttgacaattttacagttcataaaagaaaatacaagtgctagttattaaaataagtataattaaGTAGTAATAtcgttaatttaaaaaatatagaaaaaataatcattttttatcattcaattactaCTTATTATATCTTAACAATTAAGAAATTGCACATATTTGTTAAATGTTCATGATTCTTCAGTCTCTACATACAAATTAATACTTTGAAGCTTAGCAATCATACCTTGTAACGATGATAAGCATCAATGGTCACATCTCCATTGCTTTTGTCTTTGTTCTTATCtgcatataaatttaagatgatACATATTAaccaaacaatatataaaagataacaaGTCAAACATTCCCTTTggtacatattaatttattaaaaatgtaaaatctgATTAAATTAATTCTACATGAATCCGTTAGCTTTAATTTCAACCATGAGATGGATTCAATAGTCAGCAAAGAAACTGAAGACCGGTTGCATGAGAAATCGGGAGGAATATGTTTTCCTAGCTAgtgttcatttttctttttgtttatgaCGTAAATATGGGCCCATGCCTGTGAATTATCAATGGTCAGAGACTCAGCAGGTGCAGCATGAAGAATACTCCTCATTGGATAAGAAATAGCATAAGgatgtttccttttttcctGACCTTTTCTGTTGCATTGCATATTTACCATATTTCCTTAAATTAGtttcataattaataaaatggcTACTTGCTTGAATTCGGATGATTTCGTGTAGCGCTGCTGTAATCTAACTCGGAATTGTGCAgcaatacaaaatataatatttttagggTGTTGTTATTCAGTTAGAAAACCATAGACACGAAATGAACAGAAAATGTCTCTTAACACAGTTTTTCGAAatactatatattaattaaaatgtacaataaattttgacaaaaatcacacttggtatacatatatatttgatgaaatagGATTTATACGAAATAACATTTTTCTGGCTGATtccaatttgatttttaatttttcatgttatttaattaattaattagctaATGTATAAAAATTCTTCCTTTGATTTGGTGCAATGATAcatgaatattttcttttctgtacGCTTTAATTTTTTAGGAAACTTTTCTGTGTATACACTGCATTTAAtactcacaattttttttctattttttattgtaaaatatttatttattatccccattaattttctattttccagtttctcacaaaatattaaattatcttaaggtatccacctaacattttaaaaaaaacaaatgttaaGATACAACGAGAATGAAATATTTTCAacacattaaaatattttgtaacgTTGAATTAAGGGATAGAAATTGTTTTTCCAATTCTTCGTTGTCTTTGTTGTATATATTGGGCCACCCTTGTCCCCACAAGCCTTGGCCACTCACCATGAGCCATGCACCGCCTCATTACTTCCGTTGCAACTTCAGCATCAGTTCAACATCTTTGAAATTGGGCATTTTAAGAATCttgagtgttttttttgttgttgttgatataaCTAATTAAGTATTAACTTTGGAAAATGAAAAGTCTTAATTTATATCCCTCTGGGACCATCCAGAGGCAACAAGAGGaccatttttttgtgtgtggaaGGTGTCGTAATCTCTTTTGCAGTGTGCCAGGATTGTGATAATTTCGAATTTAATGAGGATATTTATGTTGAGAAGGTTTATTTCAGGATCATCTTCGAAAGGTTAATTTCTATCGCACTGAAACTCGCTCTATGCATGGCATTCATTCTGTTTAGACAGCTGTCTGCAAACTCAACTGTATTGCAATTATAGGGACAGACATGTCAACTTTAGACAGATTCTGTAAACTGCAATGCGATATTTAAGGAGAGACAAGCTAACTTTTTATTTGTCGGACATAGAGTGAAACACAAATAGGAGACAACTTATTTGAATCCCTGATAGGCAATTAAGTTAGAAACCTGTTTTGCAAAACATATCTTATTCATATAAGAACTCACAATAATTCATATAACAACGTTTCCTATATCCACAAGTTGCAGAAGCAATCTGTCCAAAGAGGAGCGTGCAAATTTTGCTCCAACTGTATTTTCAGTATCTGGAGTTTGAAACTCACTGTGCACAGATAACAAAAGCACGGAGGGGAAATGTTGCTGACGATAGAAGCTATTCTCAAGGTGTTTAGGAAGACTGCACCAAGATCTTTATTAAACATTCACTACCCCTACTCTCTTTCCAAAGGCGCAACACCATCATTCAAAAACATTACACAACATAATGCGAGTttgtaaaatagaaaaatattgtaacaaataagAGGACCCAGCGCTAGCGTAGTTTTTAAACAGTGACATCTTGGATTGTTCCAGTTCTAGTTCCGGCGCCGATGCCGAAGACACAA of Glycine soja cultivar W05 chromosome 1, ASM419377v2, whole genome shotgun sequence contains these proteins:
- the LOC114393989 gene encoding ferredoxin--NADP reductase, leaf isozyme, chloroplastic-like translates to MAHDKNKDKSNGDVTIDAYHRYKEFEKMKEKVPDNFRLDFAVSREQTNKKGEKMYIQTRMAQYAEELWELLKKDNTFVYMCGLKGMEKVIDDIMVSLAAKDGIDWIEYKRPLKKAEQRNVKVY